A single window of Leclercia adecarboxylata DNA harbors:
- the pabC gene encoding aminodeoxychorismate lyase translates to MFLINGIPQETLPASDRAIQFGDGCFTTARIAAGQVCLLDAHLQRLQKACEKLLIPFVEWAELQLEMTELARGNDRGVLKVIISRGSGGRGYSPANCLHPVRLLSVSAYPAHYDSWRSEGIVLTLSPVRLGRNPQLAGIKHLNRLEQVLIRTHLEQTSADEALVLDSEGFITECCAANLFWRQGKEIFTPRLDQAGVNGLMRQFCLQQLAHSGYRVVEVYAHEAVLAEADEMVVCNALMPVVPVRQYGSQRFLSRELYALLAPLCEQTR, encoded by the coding sequence ATGTTCTTGATCAATGGCATACCCCAGGAAACGCTGCCAGCGAGCGACAGGGCTATTCAGTTTGGTGACGGCTGCTTCACGACGGCACGCATTGCTGCGGGCCAGGTCTGTCTGCTGGATGCCCATCTGCAACGGTTGCAGAAAGCCTGTGAAAAACTGCTCATTCCTTTTGTTGAGTGGGCAGAATTACAGCTTGAAATGACTGAACTCGCCCGGGGGAACGATCGTGGCGTGCTGAAGGTCATTATCAGCCGGGGAAGCGGCGGCAGGGGATACAGCCCGGCGAACTGCCTGCACCCGGTTCGACTCCTCTCGGTGTCGGCGTATCCCGCCCACTATGATAGCTGGCGTAGCGAAGGCATTGTCCTGACCTTAAGCCCGGTGCGGCTGGGACGTAACCCGCAGCTGGCCGGGATAAAACACCTTAACCGTCTTGAACAGGTGCTGATCCGCACCCATCTCGAACAGACCAGTGCCGACGAGGCGCTGGTTCTTGACAGCGAAGGGTTCATTACGGAATGCTGTGCGGCGAATTTATTCTGGCGTCAGGGGAAGGAGATTTTTACCCCCCGGCTGGATCAGGCAGGCGTTAATGGCCTGATGCGCCAGTTTTGTCTGCAACAGCTGGCACACTCCGGGTATCGCGTTGTCGAAGTGTATGCCCACGAGGCTGTGCTGGCTGAGGCCGACGAGATGGTGGTCTGCAATGCGCTAATGCCCGTTGTGCCGGTTCGTCAGTATGGTTCTCAACGTTTTTTATCGCGTGAGTTGTACGCATTATTAGCCCCTCTGTGTGAGCAAACCAGATAG